TTTGTGTTGTTGACTTGACTTGACAAGCCGTGAAATATAAAAATTGGTAAATAAACCCTGTTTATAGCAATCTTTATTATTCTTTGTCAGGACTGTATTATTAATATTCCAACAAAATTTAATCTTAATACTGTTTGAATTTTATTGATTAATCTTAAAATAAATTTCATTATGTTTTTGATAATCTAATTCAGTTAGGTGATTATTATTGCCATATACTGAAAGTAGACTAGTTGAAGTAAAGTGATATGGGAAATATTATTGAGTTGAGTCTACCATAGGTTTCTCATGTTCAATCATCAGATGAAAGACTCAAGAATATACTAACCACATGGAGGAATCATTTTAGTAACATAACTTGTTTTTTTTTGAGATCTCCAGTTGAATTTTGATAACCTGAAAAGGTTTCATATTGAGAATAATCCAAACACTCAATATATATTCCTCTTGTTGAATATAAACAAAGCTTTTTGATGATGCAGAGTTATGTAAATGGAAGGTTACCAAAACGATTTGAACATAACCAGCGAGGATTGATTAGTCAACACACCAACCATATCCAAGTCTAATGGTAAACAAGATTATATATAAGTTATAACCAATGAAACAAGAATGAATCATATCTCATGAACTTGCAGTAACACAAGTGAGAGACCTATCACAATCTACTTTGAGCAATATGTCTTTTTTTTTTTTTTTTTTGGAAAATACTTTGAGCAATATGTTGCCAAACGAATAACCATAGCAAAGGGATTGATTCTCCACCGTACCAAGATTTTGTGAACCCAGGAAAAATATGTAAAACTAATTTGATCATATATAGTTTGTGGCCAGGCAGCTATCACAGTTACATTGAAGAATACAGCACGCATAGATATAAGAAGAGATAAAAAGATAAAAATATATCATCACCAGCCATAGAGGACCTGCGTATACCTCTGCTTAAGCCATCTAAAACTTTTTCTAAACGACCCTTTGACTTTTCCTTCAACACTATACATCTTATAACTCGCAACCCTTTTCTTCCTCAGCAGCTCCGGGTCCGTTATCCCCCAAGACTTCGACCTCTCTATCGACTTCCCCTTCTTGATATCGTATATGTTGTTCTCTGTCGCCGTCGCGTACGAGGCGCTGTAGCTCCTGAAGTCTCCGGTTCTTGGACCGCCGTGGTAAGGCTGGATCTGCATCCCTCCGTCTCCATACGGTGGTTGACGACCGTAGTGATCCATTGAGAGGCCT
This genomic interval from Brassica oleracea var. oleracea cultivar TO1000 chromosome C2, BOL, whole genome shotgun sequence contains the following:
- the LOC106327170 gene encoding uncharacterized protein LOC106327170; translated protein: MDHYGRQPPYGDGGMQIQPYHGGPRTGDFRSYSASYATATENNIYDIKKGKSIERSKSWGITDPELLRKKRVASYKMYSVEGKVKGSFRKSFRWLKQRYTQVLYGW